CAGGTGGCCGAGACAGATTCGCCGCCGCGACGGTCCTGCAACTTCTCCTCGACCAGTCTGATCCAGTGGTCGGGACGGTGCCGGTCTGCCGCGGGAACCTCGGCCATCTCCAGGTGCGCGGGTGCGGTCTCGTAGTCCAGCCGCATCCGCTCGGCGGCGGCGATCGCGTTCTGCGGGGTGTCGGCGACCACCAGCGCCATGTGCTGGCCCGCGTGATGGATTTCCAGGTCGGCCAGCGGTGTCCGCCGTTCGAAGGGCATGGGACCGGTGAGCTCGTCCGGAAGAGGCTGCAGCGGTGGGCAGTTCAGTGGGGTCAGCACGTGCAGCACTCCCGGCGCCGCGGCCGCCGAGCTCGCCTCCCGGCGCACCGACTCCGCGGTCACCCGTCCCCGCGCGATCGTGGACTGCACCAGGGCGGCGTGGACCATCCCGGGGACTTCGACGTCGGCGGTGTAGACCGCGGCGCCGGTCGCCTTGTCGTGGCCTTCGACGCGCGGCATCGACCGGCCGACGGCGTCGGTCGGCATTCAGCGGTCCAGCGGGTTGCGGCGGCCGACGATCAGCGGATCCGCCGTGGTGAGCGGGAAATCCGGCAGGGCGTCGATGTGGGTGTCGAACGTCGCCGCGAGGACCTCGCGGGAGTAGGCGCTCACCGAGGTGCGGTAGCCCACGTCGGCAGGGGTGGGTTGGTCGAAGAAGATCAGGAAATGCAGGTCGGGCGCGTCGACGACCTCGATGTGATGCGGGTAGGCCCGCGGGACGAAGTACACATCGCCGCGGTTGAGCACCCACGTGTCGAGTGTGCCGTCCGGATCCATCACCGTCATACGCGCCGAACCGCTTTGCACATAACCCATTTCGGCGGTCACGGGATGCCAGTGCGGCTCGCGCATACCGTCCTCGCGCACGCGCAGCGAGTACATGGACAGGTCTTTGAGCGCGGGCCAGAACTGGACCCGCGCGGTGCGGGCGGACCCCACCGCCGAGATCACCGGAGGCGTCATGGCCTCCACCGCGAACTTGTGTGGATCACCGAAGTGGGCCGACGCGGGGATCACCGGGTCGCCGCGGCGCGCGGCGAGGGCGCGGTCGGTGGTGTCGCGGCGCAGCGCGGCGAAATCGGACGCGTCGAGGTCGTAGGTGTTGCCGAGCACCGCGTCGGTCATCGCGCCGAAAGCCGCACCGAGACCGAAGTCCTCGGGTCGTTCGTTGCGGAAGGTGATGATGAACTCGGCGGGTTCGGTGCCGATGTTCTCGATGTGGTGCAGCGATCCGGAGTCGACGTGGAACATCTCCCCCGCGCTGACGGTGAACGTGGAGAACTGGCTCCCGGTGTCGAGCACCGACACCAGCGCGCTGCCCGAGACGCAGTAGGTGAGTTCGTTGGCGTTGGCGTGCCAGTGCGGGGTGCGCATCGCGCCCGGGTTGATCACGAGGCGTTTGATGGACAGCCCGCGCAGGATCGGGAAGTTGTCGGCGGTGACGCGGCGGATCGAGCCGAGGTCGTTCTCCTCGACGATCTCACCGTCGAGCAACGAGGTGGCATGGATGCTGTTGGTCACGGAAGCGGTCATGGGCGCGGTCTCCTCTGGGTGAAATGTGTTGCCAAGAAGCCTCGCCGATCGGTTCGCTTGCGTCGTCGATGCTGACCGCCATCTTCCCTTCCCGTTACCCCCCACCCCAGCATCCGAGCGTGCGTGTCTGCCCCTCGACATACCGCAAATCCCCCGCATTTCACGCACGCTCGCACTCGCCGACAGTACGTGAAGTGCGGTCCTTCGGCGCTCCGAACCACCGCGCGAGCTGCCCCTCCAAAAGACCTTGCTCGTCACCCACCCACGCGATGTGCCCATCCGGGCGTAACAGCGCGGCAGGCACGTCGAGTTCGTCGCTGGTGTCGACGACGTGGTCGACACGGTCGGACCACAGAGCAACCGAGAGCCGACCGGTCTGGTCGAGCAGCAAACCGCGTCCGCTCCGGGTGAGCTCGTAGAGACGTCCGTGCCGCAGCGGGATGTCCCGCAGCCGCCGTCCCACCAGGTCGTGCCCGGCGCCGAAGTCCGCGCCGAAGTCCGCGCCGAAGTCCGCACCGAAGTTCGCACCGAAGTCATAGCGGATCCCGGTCGCGGTGATCATCTCGGTCAGATACCGGTTCACCTCCTCGAACGCCATGAGTTCGGTCAGCAGCCGGCGCACCGCCCGGGGCCCCGGTTCCGGTGACAGCAGCTCCATCTGCGCCCGGGTGTTGTCCAGCACGGCCGCCGCGACCGGGCGCCGCTCGGCTCGTAGCTGTCCAACAACCCCTCCGGCGCCCATCCGTTGATCTCGGCCGCCAGTTTCCAGCCGAGGTTGAACGCGTCCTGCACACCGAGGTTGAGCCCCTGCCCACCGGTCGGCGGATGAACGTGCGCCGCGTCGCCGGCCAGCAGGACACGTCCGCTGCGGTACCGGTCGGCCAGCCGGGTGCCGTCGCCGAAGCGCGACAGCCAGCGCGGCGAGTGCACCCCGAGATCGGTACCGGCGGTGGCTCGCAGCTGCTGCCTGAACTCGTCGAGAGTCGTTGTCGCCGAACGGTCTTCGATCACATCGGCGGCAGGGACGATGATGCGGTACAGGCCGTCGCCCAGCGGCCCCGCACCGAATCTCAGCTGGGTCCTGCGGACCTCGGCGACCACGGAGGTGAGCTGTTCGGGAGCGATACCCAGCCGCATTTCGCCGATCAGGGTGTCGACCCGGCTGGGCTCGCCGGGGAACCCGACACCGAGGAGCTTGCGCACGGTGCTGCGTCCGCCGTCGCATCCGACGACGTGGCGCGCCTCGACCTGCGTGCCGTCGGCCAGCGTCACGCTCACGCGGTCGTCATCCTGGGCGAGGTCGACCACCTCGCAGCCACGCCGGAACACCGCTCCGGCCGCGGCCGCGTGTTCGACCAGGATGCGGTCGGTGACGGGCTGCGGAATACCCAGCACGTACGGGTGCGCAGTGTCGAGCTGTTCGGGCGGCGACTTGGCGATACCGGCGAAGTAACCACCCACGGGATGGCGGCGCCCGACGGCCAGGAACTGCTCCAAAAGCCCACGCTGGTCCATGATCTCGATGCTGCGGGCGTGTAATCCCAACGACCGCACCACTTCTGTGGGCTCGGCATCTCGCTCAACAACGAGGGTGTCGACACCGTGCAACCGCAGCTCGCCTGCGAGCATCGCCCCGGTCGGCCCGCCGCCGACGATGATCACGTCCCTCACCGAAATCCCCTTCCCGCGACCCTGGATCCGGGTGCGGCCTGCGATTGTGCAGCAGTCACCGGCCCTTGCCGCAAGCCCCGGGGGCGGCGTTATGGTGAAAGGGGCGGGCATATTCCCGGCGCCACCATCACATGCTGAGCATTTCCTTGATGGCGGCCGGGGACAGCGCGAACTTGGGGAGGAAGCCGACGGCCGGGCTGGCCGCGATCATCTCCGCGAGGTCCAGCTCGCTGTGCGTCGAGATCATGATGACCGGTATGCCCGCCGGCTCGCTGTGATGCAGCTGTTCGGCGACGTCGAAACCGCTCTCGGGTCCGAGGTCGACGTCGACGAGGGTCACGTCCGGTGGGCGGGTGCGGTAACACTTCAGTGCCTCGGCCCCGTTGCAGGCGAGGTCGACGGTGATACCCGCTCGTTCGAGCATCCCACTCACAGCAGCGCGGAACTGCGCGCTGTCATCGACGATCAGACAATGCATCGGCACCCTCTCTGCCCGGACATCCTTTGAGCTTGGCAGATCGCTCAGCGCCCGGCACTACCGTTAGCCGGAACATTCGGGCGCCGCGCACTACCATCGGCCCGTGCTCGGAACTGCTGACGCCTCGGTCGCAGACGGCCGCCTGGGGTCATTGGTGGCGAGGCTGCTGGCGCTTGTCGTGCGCCCCAACCCACGGCCGGTGCACTGGGGAATCGTGGTGGCCGCGGCGTTCATCGTCGGCGAGATCGTGCTGATCCACCTGCTCAAGCGGGTGGCCCCGGAGAACGCGTTCGGCGCGCTCTTCCTGCTGGGTGTCCTCGTCGTCTCGGCGGGCTGGAGTATGCCGCTGGCCGTCGCGACGTCACTGGCCAGCACGTTCGCCTACCTCTATATCCATCTCGAAGGCGCCGACAGCCTCGCACCGGCGGTGTTCGTGTTCCTGCCGATGGCGCTGCTGGCGAACCTGCTCGCCGGGCAGGCGAGGTCGCAGACCCAGGAATCCGAGCAGCGACGCCGTGAGGCGGACCTCTCGGCCGAACTCGCCCGGCTCATGCTC
This region of Mycolicibacterium goodii genomic DNA includes:
- a CDS encoding cupin domain-containing protein, which gives rise to MTASVTNSIHATSLLDGEIVEENDLGSIRRVTADNFPILRGLSIKRLVINPGAMRTPHWHANANELTYCVSGSALVSVLDTGSQFSTFTVSAGEMFHVDSGSLHHIENIGTEPAEFIITFRNERPEDFGLGAAFGAMTDAVLGNTYDLDASDFAALRRDTTDRALAARRGDPVIPASAHFGDPHKFAVEAMTPPVISAVGSARTARVQFWPALKDLSMYSLRVREDGMREPHWHPVTAEMGYVQSGSARMTVMDPDGTLDTWVLNRGDVYFVPRAYPHHIEVVDAPDLHFLIFFDQPTPADVGYRTSVSAYSREVLAATFDTHIDALPDFPLTTADPLIVGRRNPLDR
- a CDS encoding response regulator, whose product is MHCLIVDDSAQFRAAVSGMLERAGITVDLACNGAEALKCYRTRPPDVTLVDVDLGPESGFDVAEQLHHSEPAGIPVIMISTHSELDLAEMIAASPAVGFLPKFALSPAAIKEMLSM